A single region of the Chthonomonadales bacterium genome encodes:
- a CDS encoding valine--tRNA ligase: MELAKAYEPKVVEGRWYSEWLARDAFRATPGSGRPYCITIPPPNVTGSLHIGHALNAAVLDTMTRWRRMAGDNVLCLPGTDHAGIATQNVVERDLAAQGLTRHDLGRERFVERCWEWRRQYGDRIYLQLQKLGCSYDWSRARFTMDPSYVEAIHEAFLRWWKRGLIYRGKRVVNWCPRCRSAISDIEVSSEERPGKLYHMRYPFANGSGFITIATTRPETMLGDTAVAVNPEDARYAGAVGTKVRLPLTDREIPVIADEYARMDFGSGAVKVTPAHDLDDFEAGLRHRLPQVVVIGEDGAMTLAAGPRYAGMERFDCRRLVLEDMAAQGLLGDAEDYVVKTPLCDRCKTVLEPLLSEQWFARQTELAAPAIDVVRAGDVRFWPDRYARIYLDWMGNIRDWCISRQLWWGHRIPVWWTLDGRYAAARSGAEAAAELGVPEADLRQDEDVLDTWFSSALWPIATLGWPAETEDLAFWYPTNVLSTAQEILFLWVARMVMTGLDFVGQVPFRDVYVHATILDERGERMSKSKGNGVDPLDMVERYGADALRFSLLQQAGKNQDIRFSEERVRLAGTFCNKLWNASRFVLLSLEGKGGGLRELPADEALTTPDRWILSRLNRTIDAVTSALATYDMDDAMRAAYAFLWDELCDWYLEIVKPRLRSDDADAGVARRVLWHALDSTLRLMHPMVPFITEEIWQALENADPTGRTRETILRAPYPQADPTRIAEAPEERMGIVMASVRALRNARAEAGVAPAARVLAAAVPGSRRVAMALTEANELIVNLARLSELQMHDAPPGGAWVGAAIDGAELFVDVGLTIDVDKERERLGREVASVERDLARGRAKLANEQFVSRAPEAVVQRERASLAGLEERLASLAERRARLER, from the coding sequence ATGGAGTTGGCGAAGGCGTATGAGCCGAAGGTGGTGGAGGGCCGCTGGTACTCGGAGTGGCTGGCGCGCGACGCCTTTCGCGCAACGCCGGGCTCCGGCCGCCCCTACTGCATCACGATCCCGCCGCCCAACGTCACCGGCAGCCTGCACATCGGCCATGCGCTCAACGCCGCCGTTCTGGACACGATGACGCGCTGGCGGCGGATGGCCGGCGACAACGTGCTCTGCCTGCCCGGCACCGACCACGCCGGCATCGCCACGCAGAACGTGGTGGAGCGCGACCTGGCCGCGCAGGGGCTCACGAGGCACGACCTGGGCCGTGAGCGGTTCGTGGAGCGGTGCTGGGAGTGGCGTCGCCAGTATGGCGACCGCATCTACCTGCAGCTCCAGAAACTTGGCTGCTCCTACGACTGGTCGCGCGCGCGATTCACGATGGACCCCTCCTACGTGGAGGCGATCCACGAGGCGTTTCTGCGCTGGTGGAAGCGTGGGCTCATCTACCGTGGCAAGCGTGTGGTGAACTGGTGCCCGCGCTGCCGATCGGCCATCTCCGACATCGAGGTGAGCAGCGAGGAGCGCCCGGGCAAGCTCTACCACATGCGCTATCCCTTCGCGAACGGATCCGGGTTCATCACGATCGCCACCACGCGGCCCGAGACCATGCTCGGCGACACCGCCGTGGCGGTGAACCCCGAGGACGCGCGCTACGCGGGCGCAGTGGGTACGAAGGTGCGCCTTCCGCTCACCGACCGCGAGATCCCCGTGATCGCCGACGAGTACGCGCGCATGGACTTTGGAAGCGGCGCGGTGAAGGTGACGCCCGCCCATGATCTGGACGACTTCGAGGCGGGCCTGCGACACCGGCTCCCGCAAGTCGTGGTGATTGGCGAGGATGGCGCTATGACCCTGGCGGCCGGTCCGAGGTACGCCGGCATGGAGCGCTTCGACTGCCGGCGGCTCGTGCTTGAGGACATGGCCGCGCAGGGGCTCCTCGGGGACGCCGAAGACTACGTGGTGAAGACCCCGCTGTGCGACCGCTGCAAGACGGTGCTGGAGCCGCTGCTCTCGGAGCAGTGGTTCGCGCGGCAGACGGAGCTTGCCGCGCCGGCCATCGATGTGGTGAGAGCCGGCGATGTGCGTTTCTGGCCGGATCGCTACGCCCGCATCTACCTGGACTGGATGGGCAACATCCGCGACTGGTGCATCTCGCGCCAGCTCTGGTGGGGGCATCGCATCCCGGTGTGGTGGACCCTCGACGGCCGGTATGCCGCGGCGCGGTCGGGCGCCGAGGCCGCCGCGGAGCTCGGCGTGCCCGAGGCGGACCTGCGCCAGGACGAGGACGTGCTCGACACCTGGTTCTCGTCGGCGCTGTGGCCGATCGCCACGCTCGGATGGCCCGCGGAGACCGAGGACCTGGCGTTCTGGTACCCTACCAACGTGCTCTCGACCGCGCAGGAGATCCTGTTCCTCTGGGTTGCGCGCATGGTGATGACGGGCCTCGACTTCGTTGGACAGGTGCCGTTTCGCGATGTCTACGTGCACGCGACCATCCTGGACGAGCGCGGCGAGCGCATGTCGAAGAGCAAGGGCAACGGCGTGGATCCGCTGGACATGGTGGAGCGCTACGGCGCCGACGCCCTGCGCTTCTCGCTTCTTCAGCAGGCCGGCAAGAACCAGGACATCCGCTTCAGCGAGGAGCGCGTCCGGCTCGCGGGCACTTTCTGCAACAAGCTCTGGAATGCCAGCCGATTCGTCCTGCTGAGTCTGGAGGGGAAGGGCGGCGGACTCCGCGAGCTGCCGGCCGACGAGGCGCTCACGACACCGGATCGCTGGATCCTATCGCGCCTCAACCGCACCATCGACGCGGTGACGTCGGCGCTAGCGACCTACGACATGGACGACGCGATGCGCGCCGCCTACGCGTTTCTGTGGGACGAGCTCTGCGACTGGTACCTGGAGATCGTCAAGCCGCGCCTGCGCTCCGATGACGCCGACGCCGGCGTGGCCCGACGCGTGCTCTGGCACGCGCTCGACTCGACGTTGCGCCTGATGCATCCGATGGTGCCCTTCATCACCGAGGAGATCTGGCAGGCGCTGGAGAACGCCGACCCCACCGGCCGGACGCGAGAGACGATTCTGCGCGCTCCGTACCCTCAGGCCGACCCGACGCGGATCGCGGAGGCGCCCGAGGAACGCATGGGGATCGTCATGGCGTCGGTGCGCGCGCTGCGCAACGCGCGCGCGGAGGCCGGCGTGGCGCCAGCGGCGCGCGTGCTCGCCGCCGCCGTGCCGGGCAGCCGGCGCGTCGCGATGGCGCTTACGGAGGCCAACGAGTTGATCGTGAACCTGGCGCGCCTCAGCGAGCTTCAGATGCATGACGCGCCGCCCGGGGGCGCATGGGTCGGCGCCGCGATCGACGGCGCCGAGCTGTTTGTCGACGTCGGCCTGACGATCGACGTGGACAAGGAGCGGGAGCGGCTGGGTCGCGAGGTCGCTTCCGTGGAGCGCGACCTGGCCAGGGGGCGGGCGAAGCTCGCCAACGAGCAGTTCGTGTCGCGCGCGCCGGAGGCCGTCGTGCAGCGGGAGCGCGCGAGCCTGGCGGGGCTCGAGGAGCGCCTGGCGTCGCTCGCCGAGCGTCGCGCGCGCCTGGAGCGCTGA
- a CDS encoding GNAT family N-acetyltransferase has protein sequence MVATWRSAYAGVLPDDYLAGLAIEPRARRTRELLAEGVRFALVAVDERSRVFGVASAGPERGDDPRYEGELTALYVLPEHQRQGAGSALVEAAAAELAARGMRSMIVWVLAANRARDFYERLGGVYVREQQLEIAGVTLPEVAYGWASTDMLVVAHRRREAARKGRQEDGVGEGV, from the coding sequence ATGGTGGCAACATGGCGGTCGGCATACGCCGGCGTGCTGCCCGACGACTACCTCGCCGGGCTCGCCATCGAGCCGCGCGCCAGGCGCACGCGGGAGCTCCTGGCCGAGGGGGTGCGGTTCGCGCTGGTCGCCGTGGATGAGCGGAGCCGCGTGTTCGGCGTCGCGTCGGCCGGCCCGGAGCGCGGGGACGACCCACGGTACGAGGGCGAGCTAACGGCGCTCTACGTGCTGCCAGAGCACCAGCGCCAGGGCGCGGGTTCCGCTCTGGTGGAGGCGGCGGCCGCGGAGCTCGCGGCGCGGGGCATGCGCTCCATGATCGTCTGGGTGCTCGCGGCCAACCGTGCGCGCGACTTCTATGAGCGGTTGGGCGGAGTGTACGTCCGGGAGCAGCAACTCGAGATCGCCGGCGTGACTCTGCCGGAGGTCGCCTACGGGTGGGCGAGCACCGACATGCTCGTGGTCGCGCACCGTCGGCGAGAGGCCGCGCGGAAAGGACGCCAAGAGGATGGAGTTGGCGAAGGCGTATGA
- the aroF gene encoding 3-deoxy-7-phosphoheptulonate synthase, which yields MIVILKPGATDAQIESLSELLRARGLGVHLSRGVETTLVGAIGALDEDRAALIQQFAALDYVERVVPISRPYKVVARAFRPEGTILNVRGVEIGGERACVIAGPCTVESPEMLFATARHVRDHGAHILRGGAFKPSTSPYSFHGMGEDGLRLLAEARDMTGLPVITEVMDTRDVELVSRYADFLQVGTRNMANFSLLREIGQSRMPVMLKRGWASTIEEWLQAAEYIASRGNHAIILCERGIRTFETYTRNTFDINAIPAVKELSHLPIIADPAHGTGRWSLVSAVARGAVAAGADGVMVEVHPAPAEALKDGGQSLTFGSFARLMSELDPIARAVGRRL from the coding sequence GTGATCGTCATCCTGAAGCCGGGCGCGACGGACGCCCAGATCGAGTCCCTGAGCGAGCTCCTGCGCGCGCGGGGGCTCGGTGTCCACCTCTCGCGCGGCGTCGAGACCACGCTGGTCGGCGCCATCGGGGCGCTCGACGAGGACCGCGCGGCCCTGATCCAGCAGTTCGCCGCGCTGGACTACGTGGAGCGAGTCGTGCCCATCTCGCGCCCGTACAAGGTCGTCGCCCGCGCGTTCCGCCCCGAGGGCACCATCCTCAACGTGCGCGGCGTGGAGATCGGCGGCGAGCGCGCGTGCGTTATCGCCGGCCCGTGCACGGTCGAGTCGCCCGAGATGCTCTTCGCGACGGCGCGGCACGTCCGCGACCACGGCGCGCACATCCTCCGCGGCGGCGCGTTCAAGCCCTCTACCTCGCCCTACAGCTTCCACGGCATGGGGGAAGACGGCCTGCGGCTTCTCGCCGAGGCGCGCGACATGACCGGCCTCCCGGTCATCACGGAGGTGATGGACACGCGCGACGTGGAGCTGGTCAGCCGGTACGCGGACTTCCTTCAGGTCGGCACGCGCAACATGGCCAACTTCTCGCTCCTGCGCGAGATCGGCCAGTCGCGCATGCCGGTGATGCTCAAGCGGGGATGGGCCAGCACCATCGAGGAGTGGCTGCAGGCCGCCGAGTACATCGCTTCCCGCGGCAACCACGCCATCATCCTGTGCGAGCGCGGGATCCGCACCTTCGAGACCTACACGCGCAACACGTTCGACATCAACGCGATTCCGGCGGTCAAGGAGCTGTCGCACCTGCCGATCATCGCCGACCCGGCCCACGGCACGGGCAGGTGGAGTCTGGTGAGCGCCGTCGCGCGCGGGGCGGTGGCCGCCGGCGCGGACGGCGTCATGGTCGAGGTGCATCCCGCCCCGGCCGAGGCGCTCAAGGACGGCGGCCAGTCGCTCACGTTCGGCAGCTTCGCGCGCCTGATGAGCGAGCTCGATCCCATCGCGCGCGCGGTGGGGCGCCGCCTGTGA
- a CDS encoding prephenate dehydrogenase/arogenate dehydrogenase family protein — protein MNEAAEADPAGRSLGTVAILGLGLIGGSIARALRAGAAARLVAWDPCRDPLDAASGAGVIEPAPSAGEAAAQADLVVLAGPPASIVTMMATIAPHLRHAAVVTDVASTKARIAAEGERLLGSAFVGGHPMAGTERSGFAASRADLFRDSPWILTPGAATSERAVAAAECLARACGARPVRVALSEHDRWMAGLSHLPHVAAYGVAGCARALVPPAGWGLAAGSLRDVVRVAASDPALWSEILMENREDLLGALDALTSWINDVRSALADGDAARLREALTAARDARLDLARCRTR, from the coding sequence GTGAACGAGGCGGCGGAGGCCGACCCGGCTGGCAGATCGCTTGGCACCGTTGCGATCCTCGGCCTCGGGCTGATCGGTGGCTCCATCGCGCGGGCGCTTCGGGCCGGGGCCGCGGCGCGCCTCGTGGCGTGGGACCCGTGCCGCGACCCGCTCGATGCCGCCAGCGGGGCCGGCGTCATCGAGCCGGCTCCATCCGCGGGGGAGGCCGCCGCGCAGGCAGACCTCGTGGTGCTCGCCGGACCTCCCGCCTCCATCGTGACGATGATGGCGACGATCGCGCCCCACCTGCGGCACGCCGCCGTCGTGACGGACGTCGCGAGCACAAAGGCGCGCATCGCTGCCGAGGGCGAGCGGCTCCTCGGTTCGGCGTTTGTCGGCGGTCACCCGATGGCGGGCACGGAGCGCTCCGGCTTCGCGGCGTCGCGCGCCGACCTCTTCCGCGACTCCCCGTGGATACTGACGCCCGGCGCGGCGACCTCCGAGCGCGCCGTGGCCGCCGCTGAGTGCCTTGCTCGGGCGTGCGGCGCGCGGCCGGTGCGGGTCGCACTCTCGGAGCACGACCGGTGGATGGCGGGTCTCAGCCACCTGCCCCATGTGGCCGCCTACGGCGTCGCGGGGTGCGCGCGCGCCCTGGTCCCGCCGGCCGGCTGGGGCCTGGCGGCGGGCAGCTTGCGCGACGTGGTGCGCGTGGCGGCCAGCGACCCCGCCCTCTGGTCCGAGATCCTCATGGAGAACCGCGAGGACCTGCTCGGCGCGCTCGACGCGCTCACGAGCTGGATCAACGACGTACGCTCGGCGCTGGCCGACGGCGATGCCGCGCGCCTGCGCGAGGCGCTCACGGCGGCCCGCGATGCCCGGTTGGACCTCGCCCGGTGCAGGACCCGCTGA